The nucleotide sequence GCAAGCTCGGTGTGGAGCTGGATCTGTTCAGCTTCCCCGACGAAATAGGCTCTGGCCTGGCGGTTTTCCATCCCAAGGGTGGGATTGTGCGGCGCGAGCTCGAGGACTATTCGCGTCGCAAGCACACCGAAGCCGGCTACCAGTTCGTCAACAGTCCGCATATCACCAAGGCCCAGCTGTTTCACACCTCGGGGCACTTGGACTGGTACGCCGACGGCATGTTCCCGCCGATGCAGATCGACGCGGAGTACAACGCGGACGGTACGGTGCGCAAACCCGGCCAGGACTATTACCTCAAGCCGATGAACTGCCCGATGCATTGCTTGATCTTCCGGGCGCGCGGTAGGTCCTATCGCGAATTGCCGCTGCGGCTCTTCGAGTTCGGCACCGTCTACCGCTACGAGAAGTCCGGTGTGGTGCATGGGCTGACCCGGGTGCGCGGATTGACCATGGACGACGCGCATATCTTCTGCACCCGCGAACAGATGCGTGACGAGCTGCGTTCGCTGCTGCGGTTCGTGCTCGATCTGCTCAGCGACTACGGACTGACCGACTTCTATCTGGAACTGTCCACCAAGGATCCGGACAAGTTCGTCGGCTCCGATGAGGTCTGGGAGGAAGCCACCAACGTGCTCGCCGAGGTGGGCGCGGAATCGGGTCTGGAGCTGGTGCCCGATCCCGGTGGCGCGGCGTTCTACGGGCCCAAGATCTCGGTGCAGGTCAAGGACGCGCTGGGCCGTACCTGGCAGATGTCGACCATCCAGCTCGACTTCAACTTCCCGGAGCGATTCGGGCTCGAATACACCGCCGCCGACGGGACTCGCCAGCGCCCGGTCATGATCCACCGTGCCCTGTTCGGGTCGATAGAGCGGTTTTTCGGCATCCTCACCGAGCACTATGCGGGTGCCTTCCCGGCGTGGCTGGCGCCCATTCAGGCGGTCGGCATCCCGGTTGCCGACGAACACATCGCCTACCTGGAACAGGTTGCCGCACAGTTGAAGTCACATGGGGTGCGGGTCGAGGTGGACACCAGCGATGACCGCATGGCCAAGAAGATCGTGCACCACACCAACCAGAAGGTGCCGTTCATGCTGCTGGCCGGCGACCGCGATGTGCAGGCCGAGGCGGTGAGCTTCCGGTTCGGCGACCGCACGCAGATCAACGGCGTGCCACGCGAGGCTGCGGTAGCTGCGATCGTGGACTGGATATCCCGGCGCGAAAACGCCACTCCCACAGCTGAACTGGTCAAGGTGGATAGCGGTGAGTAACGGTGACTAACGAGGAAAGCGCGCAGCCGCAGGACAGCACCATCCTGGACCGCGGCGTCGGCGAGCGCGACCACCTGGAGCGGCTCTGGACGCCGTACCGGATGAACTACCTCGCCGAGGCTCCGCTCAAGCGGGAAGACTCCGCGCGCTCGCAGCCGTTCACCGAGATCCCGCGGCTGTCTGATGAAGAAGGTCTGGTGGTTGCCCGCGGCGAGTTGGTCTACGCCGTG is from Mycobacterium marinum and encodes:
- the thrS gene encoding threonine--tRNA ligase, with amino-acid sequence MSVPAQPAPGADGGDPRQPIRVPAGTTAAAAIGEAGLPRRGAPDAIVVVRDAEGKLRDLSWAPDADAEVTPIAANTDDGRSVIRHSTAHVLAQAVQDLFPQAKLGIGPPIADGFYYDFEVLEPFTPDDLQALEKRMRQIVKEGQLFDRRVFESKDQAREELANEPYKLELVDDKSGDPDVMEVGGDELTAYDNLNPRTRERVWGDLCRGPHIPTTKHIPAFKLTRSSAAYWRGDQKNASLQRIYGTAWESQEALDTHIELIEEAQRRDHRKLGVELDLFSFPDEIGSGLAVFHPKGGIVRRELEDYSRRKHTEAGYQFVNSPHITKAQLFHTSGHLDWYADGMFPPMQIDAEYNADGTVRKPGQDYYLKPMNCPMHCLIFRARGRSYRELPLRLFEFGTVYRYEKSGVVHGLTRVRGLTMDDAHIFCTREQMRDELRSLLRFVLDLLSDYGLTDFYLELSTKDPDKFVGSDEVWEEATNVLAEVGAESGLELVPDPGGAAFYGPKISVQVKDALGRTWQMSTIQLDFNFPERFGLEYTAADGTRQRPVMIHRALFGSIERFFGILTEHYAGAFPAWLAPIQAVGIPVADEHIAYLEQVAAQLKSHGVRVEVDTSDDRMAKKIVHHTNQKVPFMLLAGDRDVQAEAVSFRFGDRTQINGVPREAAVAAIVDWISRRENATPTAELVKVDSGE